Below is a genomic region from Streptomyces sp. RPA4-2.
GCGAGCACGCCGTTGAGCGTCAGGTTCCAGGTCGCGTGGTCGATGTCGTCCTGGAAGAGCCGGTCGCCGCGGTGCAGCCGGTTCGGCACGACCACGTGCGTCCCGGGTGTGGCGACGTTCTCCTCCAGCACGGCGGCCATCGACATGACCTTGGCGGTGGAGCCGGGCTCGTACGCGTCCTGGAGGGCCGCGTTGCCCAGGGCCGCCGCACTGGCCTGGGAGAGGTCGTTCGGGTCGAAGCCGGGCGAGTCGGCCATCGCCAGCACCTCGCCGGTGCGGGTGTCCTGCACGATCACATACCCGCGGTCCGCCTTGGACTTCTTCACCTGCTCGGCGATGGCGTTCTGCGCGGCCCACTGGATGTCACGGTCGATGGTCAGTTCGACATCGGAGCCGGCCACGGCGGGCGTCTCGGTGGAGCCCACGGTCGGCACCTGACGGCCGCCGGACTGCGCGTAGCGGAGCTTGCCGTCCTTGCCGGAGAGCTCCTTGTTCAGCTGCTGCTCGACACCGCCGCCGCCCTTGCCGTCGGCGTTGACCCAGCCCAGTATCCCGGCGGCGAGATCGCCGTTCGGGTACACGCGCTTGCTCGCCGGGACCGCGAGGACGCCGGCGAGGAAGTTGACCGCGCTCTTGTCGGTCTCCGCCTTGGCCGCGAGCGTGGTCTTCAGGTCCTTGATCTGCTTCCAGACCTGCGGGGTCCGGCGGTGGGCGAGCAGCGTGTAGCGGGTGTTCTTCGTCCGCAGCTTCCTCGCGACGGTGTCCGTGCTCTGGTCGAGGATCGGCCCGAGCAGCGCCGCGGCCTGCTCGGGCGCGTCCGACACCTTCGTCGCCGCCCGGGTGAACATCGTGGGGTCGGCCGTGATGTCGTACGCGTCCACGCTCGTGGCCAGCTCGACGCCGTTGCGGTCCGTGATCCCACCGCGGGTGGCGGCCAGCGTGCGGCCGACGTAGCGGTTCTGTTCGGCCTTCGCGGCGTACGCGCTCGCGTCCACGGCCTGCACCTGGAGCAGCCGGACGACGAAGGCGGCCATCACCAGCGTCAGGGCGAGGCTGACCATGCGGAGCCGGGGCCGGGGACTGCCGAGCCGCAGGGGGGGCGAGCCGCCGG
It encodes:
- a CDS encoding penicillin-binding protein 2, yielding MSDREPPRRRVPGPARPARPGGQRRPGPGARPARRPGAPRPGGSPPLRLGSPRPRLRMVSLALTLVMAAFVVRLLQVQAVDASAYAAKAEQNRYVGRTLAATRGGITDRNGVELATSVDAYDITADPTMFTRAATKVSDAPEQAAALLGPILDQSTDTVARKLRTKNTRYTLLAHRRTPQVWKQIKDLKTTLAAKAETDKSAVNFLAGVLAVPASKRVYPNGDLAAGILGWVNADGKGGGGVEQQLNKELSGKDGKLRYAQSGGRQVPTVGSTETPAVAGSDVELTIDRDIQWAAQNAIAEQVKKSKADRGYVIVQDTRTGEVLAMADSPGFDPNDLSQASAAALGNAALQDAYEPGSTAKVMSMAAVLEENVATPGTHVVVPNRLHRGDRLFQDDIDHATWNLTLNGVLAKSSNIGTILAAGQLGKTQKEANKVLYSYLRKFGIGGYTGLDFPGETRGILAPADKWSTSQQYTIPFGQGVSINAMQAASVYSTIANGGVRVEPTLVRGTKGPDGRFAPVVQPKKTRVVSAKTAKTLAQMLESVVDDEEGTGAKARIPGYRVAGKTGTANRVDPATGKYHGYTSSFAGFAPADKPRITVYCAIQNATTGSYFGGQICGPIYKQVMEFALKTLQIPPTGAGAANLPVSFTP